One part of the Phycisphaeraceae bacterium genome encodes these proteins:
- a CDS encoding pyridoxal-phosphate dependent enzyme, with amino-acid sequence MNTKNSILDAIGNTPLIRLNKVVPEGCATVLVKCEYMNPAGSIKDRMAYYILEESLKRGDIKPGATIVENTSGNTGLGVAMWCAVRGYRCVFTMPDKMSLEKVNMLKSFGAEVVITPTDVPGDSPQHYVETAKRIARETPGAFYVDQYHNPLNIDAHENLTGAEIFRETDGGKIDAVVAGLGTGGTLSGIGRYFKKHAPKVRIVGVDPIGSVHYHYFYTKTLPTPHVYKVEGMGEDILCRATDFSVIDEIHQVNDKECFTVARRLVREEGLFCGGSSGGNVHIAIQVAKKLGPGKTVVTVLPDSGTRYITKFLSDAWMKDYGFLDGGHDLGLVEDILRAHPQRVITARETDSVGEVIALLKEHGVSQVPVVDGQGHPHSMVHEVDVLRGLHGGEVTPASPVRLVAHPIGGLIYPKARIEELFRIFETDQVGVVVDNGAITGIVSKIDVLEFLTSRP; translated from the coding sequence GTGAACACGAAGAACTCGATCCTCGACGCCATCGGCAACACCCCCCTGATCCGCCTGAACAAGGTCGTGCCCGAGGGGTGCGCCACGGTGCTGGTCAAGTGCGAGTACATGAACCCGGCGGGGTCCATCAAGGACCGGATGGCGTACTACATCCTCGAGGAGTCGCTGAAGCGCGGCGACATCAAGCCGGGCGCGACGATCGTGGAGAACACATCGGGCAACACGGGGCTTGGGGTGGCGATGTGGTGCGCGGTGCGGGGCTACCGCTGCGTGTTCACGATGCCGGACAAGATGTCGCTCGAGAAGGTGAACATGCTCAAGTCCTTCGGGGCGGAGGTGGTGATCACGCCGACGGATGTGCCGGGCGACTCGCCTCAGCACTATGTCGAGACGGCCAAGCGGATTGCGCGGGAGACGCCCGGGGCGTTCTACGTGGATCAGTACCACAACCCGCTGAACATCGATGCACACGAGAACCTGACCGGGGCCGAGATCTTCCGCGAGACGGACGGGGGGAAGATCGACGCGGTGGTGGCTGGGCTGGGGACGGGGGGCACGCTGTCGGGGATCGGGCGGTACTTCAAGAAGCACGCGCCGAAGGTGCGGATCGTCGGCGTCGACCCGATCGGGTCGGTGCACTACCACTACTTCTACACCAAGACGCTGCCGACGCCGCACGTGTACAAGGTGGAGGGGATGGGCGAGGACATCCTCTGCCGCGCGACGGACTTCTCGGTGATCGACGAGATCCACCAGGTGAACGACAAGGAGTGCTTCACGGTCGCGCGCCGGCTGGTGCGAGAGGAGGGGCTGTTCTGCGGGGGGTCCAGCGGCGGGAACGTGCACATCGCGATCCAGGTGGCGAAGAAGCTTGGGCCGGGCAAGACGGTGGTGACGGTGCTGCCGGACTCGGGGACGCGGTACATCACGAAGTTCCTCTCCGATGCGTGGATGAAGGACTACGGCTTCCTGGACGGCGGACACGACCTCGGGCTGGTGGAGGACATCCTGCGGGCGCACCCGCAGCGGGTCATCACCGCGAGAGAGACGGATTCGGTGGGCGAGGTGATTGCGCTGCTGAAGGAGCACGGGGTGTCGCAGGTGCCGGTGGTGGATGGGCAGGGTCATCCGCATTCGATGGTGCACGAGGTGGATGTGCTTCGGGGTCTGCACGGCGGGGAGGTGACGCCCGCATCGCCGGTGCGGCTGGTGGCGCACCCGATCGGCGGGCTGATCTATCCGAAGGCGCGCATCGAGGAACTGTTCCGCATCTTCGAGACGGACCAGGTGGGCGTGGTGGTGGACAACGGCGCGATCACGGGGATCGTGTCGAAGATCGATGTGCTGGAGTTCCTGACGTCGCGGCCGTGA
- a CDS encoding sigma-70 family RNA polymerase sigma factor: protein MKRTPSNGRRATPQPAPASAPRQRAASTDDLLPVVYDQLRALAGSFLRREQRDIMLEPSLLVHETYLRLARNPPESWNGPAHFFAVAASAMRKVLIDHARRRRALKRGFGHARVSFDMVTSSGEREVEMRELDEVITRLSKVNPRWGRLVELRFFAGLNHTQVAEVLGVSRKTIVGDWQQTRQWLADALSDAPLPERRAAAPSPEVVVRRRKPALASPAVETA from the coding sequence ATGAAAAGGACTCCTTCGAACGGTCGCCGCGCCACCCCGCAGCCCGCTCCTGCCTCCGCGCCACGCCAACGGGCGGCATCCACCGACGACCTGCTGCCGGTGGTGTACGACCAGCTCCGCGCGCTGGCGGGGTCGTTCCTGCGGCGCGAGCAGCGCGACATCATGCTGGAGCCGTCGCTGCTGGTGCATGAGACGTACCTGCGCCTGGCGCGGAACCCGCCGGAATCGTGGAACGGCCCGGCGCACTTCTTCGCGGTCGCCGCGTCGGCGATGCGCAAGGTGCTGATCGACCATGCGCGGCGGCGGCGCGCGCTTAAGCGCGGCTTCGGGCACGCCCGCGTGTCGTTCGACATGGTGACCAGTTCGGGCGAGCGTGAGGTCGAGATGCGGGAGCTCGATGAGGTCATCACGCGCTTGAGCAAGGTCAACCCGCGCTGGGGGCGGCTGGTCGAGCTGCGTTTCTTTGCGGGGCTGAACCACACGCAGGTTGCCGAGGTGCTCGGGGTCTCCCGCAAGACGATCGTCGGCGACTGGCAGCAGACCCGGCAATGGCTCGCGGATGCGCTGTCGGATGCACCCCTGCCGGAGCGCCGGGCAGCAGCGCCGAGCCCGGAGGTGGTCGTGAGGCGGCGCAAGCCCGCGCTGGCCTCGCCCGCAGTGGAAACCGCCTGA